In Deltaproteobacteria bacterium, one DNA window encodes the following:
- a CDS encoding NADH-quinone oxidoreductase subunit B: protein MSQKSVEDLSRSFAFTSKLDSLVAWGRKNALWPLPYGTACCGIELMSVMGPRYDLARFGAEVVRFSPRQADLLLVAGTITEKMAPVLVRIYEQMLEPKYVLSMGACASSGGFYRAYHVLQGCDKVIPVDVYVPGCPPAPEAVLDGIMLLQRMIATNQPRPWRDHWKNPYTGKSLDLPASSLDQPRIVDGK from the coding sequence ATGAGTCAGAAAAGTGTTGAGGATTTATCGCGGTCATTTGCCTTTACATCAAAACTGGATTCTCTCGTAGCTTGGGGTCGCAAGAATGCACTATGGCCTTTGCCCTACGGAACGGCGTGTTGTGGGATAGAGCTGATGAGTGTGATGGGGCCACGTTACGATCTTGCACGGTTTGGCGCAGAGGTGGTTCGATTTTCCCCTCGTCAAGCAGATTTGCTTCTTGTTGCTGGAACTATTACCGAGAAAATGGCGCCGGTTCTGGTTAGAATTTATGAACAAATGCTGGAGCCAAAGTATGTTCTTTCCATGGGGGCTTGTGCGAGCTCTGGCGGTTTTTACCGAGCTTATCATGTGCTTCAAGGTTGTGATAAAGTCATACCTGTGGATGTTTATGTTCCTGGGTGTCCTCCCGCTCCCGAAGCTGTATTGGATGGAATTATGTTGTTGCAAAGGATGATTGCCACCAATCAACCGCGTCCATGGAGAGATCATTGGAAAAACCCGTATACTGGAAAATCTCTGGATCTTCCCGCAAGTTCTTTGGATCAACCTCGAATTGTAGATGGAAAATAA
- the nuoD gene encoding NADH dehydrogenase (quinone) subunit D: MTKIDELKQELEKHFQAQAQNQNFKFSNSVGDDVIEVPKEELIAVLIHLKSVHRFDFLMDICGVDFPNREKRFEVVYHLFSSKDSSRLRLKTQVAEGEAVETATSIWKGADWFEREAYDMFGIRFDKHPNLRKILTHHQFVGHPLRKDYEADHQQHCTETLPIFFNNEGSSRGDVLNENLVPLNIGPSHPAMHGTLRVMVELDGETVVRANCEIGYLHRCFEKMAETHPYNQVIPYTDRLNYCSAPMNNVGYCKAVERLLGVEIPAKAQAMRVILCELSRIIDHIIAVGTGGVDLGALTAFFHLFSYREKVYTLFEKLCGARLTVSMTRVGGMAQDAPEGWFDDVMAFCKEMSAGVDEISRLMIDNKIFIKRTQGISPVSAADAINWGYTGPLLRASGVNLDLRKATPYYGYDGLNFDVPIGTNGDIFDRYLVRIEEMRQSIRIIEQVCKNVPGGDFTLRDKSLVLPEKKDVYGNIEGLMNHFMLVIKGLRPPVGEVYDATEAANGELGFYLVSDGSANPYRLKVRPPCFAIYQSFPTVVKGSMLADAIATVASMNVIAGELDR; this comes from the coding sequence ATGACTAAAATTGATGAATTAAAACAAGAATTAGAAAAACACTTTCAAGCCCAGGCTCAAAATCAAAATTTTAAATTTTCCAACTCTGTTGGCGATGATGTCATTGAGGTTCCAAAGGAAGAATTAATTGCCGTTTTAATTCATTTGAAATCAGTTCATCGCTTTGATTTTTTAATGGATATATGTGGTGTTGACTTTCCAAATCGTGAGAAAAGATTTGAAGTTGTCTATCATTTGTTTTCCTCAAAAGATTCTTCAAGGTTGCGATTAAAAACTCAAGTTGCAGAAGGCGAAGCTGTTGAAACAGCTACGTCTATTTGGAAAGGTGCTGACTGGTTTGAAAGAGAAGCTTATGATATGTTTGGGATTCGTTTTGATAAGCACCCCAATTTAAGAAAAATTTTGACCCACCATCAGTTTGTGGGACACCCTTTAAGAAAAGATTATGAAGCTGATCATCAACAGCACTGTACTGAAACCTTGCCCATTTTCTTTAACAATGAGGGAAGCAGCCGTGGGGATGTTTTAAATGAAAATCTTGTCCCCTTAAATATTGGTCCCTCTCATCCCGCAATGCATGGGACATTAAGGGTTATGGTTGAGTTAGATGGCGAAACCGTTGTCAGAGCCAATTGCGAAATTGGTTACCTTCATCGCTGCTTTGAGAAAATGGCAGAGACTCATCCCTATAATCAAGTCATTCCCTATACCGATAGGCTAAATTATTGTTCGGCGCCAATGAATAATGTGGGTTATTGCAAAGCTGTTGAAAGACTTTTAGGCGTTGAAATTCCAGCCAAAGCCCAAGCCATGAGGGTCATTCTTTGTGAGCTTTCAAGAATTATTGATCACATTATTGCTGTAGGAACGGGGGGCGTGGATTTAGGAGCTTTAACCGCTTTCTTTCATTTGTTTTCCTATCGCGAGAAAGTTTATACTTTATTTGAAAAACTTTGTGGGGCTCGTCTGACGGTCTCTATGACCCGAGTGGGAGGAATGGCTCAAGATGCACCCGAGGGCTGGTTCGATGATGTGATGGCCTTTTGTAAAGAAATGAGTGCTGGGGTTGATGAGATCTCACGGCTCATGATCGATAATAAAATTTTTATTAAAAGAACTCAAGGGATCAGTCCGGTATCAGCGGCTGATGCGATCAATTGGGGTTACACAGGACCATTGCTCAGAGCCAGTGGTGTGAACTTAGATTTAAGAAAAGCGACCCCTTATTATGGTTATGATGGATTAAATTTTGATGTGCCCATTGGGACTAATGGTGATATTTTTGATCGTTATTTAGTTCGTATTGAAGAGATGAGGCAGAGTATTCGAATTATTGAACAGGTGTGTAAGAATGTTCCTGGTGGTGATTTTACTCTTCGGGATAAGAGTCTTGTCCTTCCAGAAAAAAAAGATGTTTATGGAAATATTGAAGGATTAATGAATCACTTCATGTTGGTGATTAAAGGCCTGCGACCTCCAGTTGGGGAGGTTTACGATGCCACAGAAGCAGCTAATGGAGAATTGGGATTTTATTTAGTCAGTGATGGTTCTGCGAATCCTTATCGGTTAAAAGTGAGACCTCCTTGCTTTGCCATTTATCAGTCTTTTCCAACGGTAGTGAAGGGATCCATGTTGGCAGATGCCATTGCCACGGTGGCAAGTATGAATGTCATTGCCGGCGAGCTTGATAGGTAA
- a CDS encoding NAD(P)H-dependent oxidoreductase subunit E, which translates to MSEVNEVNEAHEIVKEAFKLSEEGLAEVQKELKRYETKESAIIPALYVAQKENKGFITTEIIHYLAEVMELPSSRINEVFKFYTMFNQKSVGKYHVQVCTNISCSLEGGRELADHICHQLGVKYDEVTKDGRFSVSKVECLGSCGTAPMMQVNEKYFEKLTPESAMNILRGIK; encoded by the coding sequence ATGTCAGAAGTAAATGAAGTTAATGAAGCTCATGAAATTGTTAAAGAGGCTTTCAAATTATCTGAAGAAGGATTAGCTGAAGTTCAAAAGGAATTGAAACGATATGAGACCAAAGAGTCGGCGATTATTCCAGCTCTTTATGTGGCACAAAAAGAAAATAAAGGATTTATCACTACGGAAATTATTCATTATTTAGCAGAAGTTATGGAACTCCCTTCGAGCCGTATCAATGAAGTTTTCAAGTTCTATACCATGTTTAATCAAAAATCTGTCGGAAAGTATCATGTTCAAGTCTGTACAAATATTTCTTGTTCCCTAGAGGGAGGGCGTGAACTGGCGGATCATATTTGTCATCAATTAGGCGTGAAGTATGATGAAGTGACAAAGGATGGAAGATTTTCTGTTTCCAAAGTGGAATGTCTTGGATCTTGTGGAACGGCTCCGATGATGCAAGTGAATGAAAAATATTTTGAAAAACTAACGCCAGAGTCTGCAATGAATATTTTGAGAGGGATAAAATAA
- the nuoF gene encoding NADH-quinone oxidoreductase subunit NuoF, with the protein MMEVKYLTEFYHLDEFRYLEGYKKNGGYVQLEKALKMQPQQIVDEVKASGLRGRGGAGFSTGMKWSFLPKNNEPRYLICNADEGEPGTFKDRLMMERAPHQLIEGMIISAFAVNSKKSYIYVRGEYDFPIKVLEQAVQEAYKAGYLGKNILGSGFDHDLDVYRGAGAYICGEETGLISSLEGLKGQPKLKPPFPAIQGYLRKPTVVNNVETLAAVKYIIRDGAQGYRKFGTEKAPGTKLFSLSGNVKTPGNYEVPLGYSLMDLIMKEGSGMKVGRKLKAVIPGGSSAPVLTAEEVAKATLDYECLAGMGTMLGSGAVIVIDDSQCMVDMLGVLMHFYHHESCGQCTPCREGTGWLNKIVHSILEGRGRLQDIDLLIKVADNMKGRTICALSDAAALPVLSFVSKFREEFEFYVREGRSKVRGNFYAQMHH; encoded by the coding sequence ATAATGGAAGTGAAATATTTAACTGAATTTTATCATCTGGATGAATTTCGATATCTTGAGGGTTATAAAAAAAATGGTGGCTATGTCCAGCTGGAAAAAGCCTTGAAAATGCAACCTCAACAAATTGTTGATGAAGTCAAAGCCAGTGGTTTACGAGGCCGCGGTGGCGCGGGGTTCTCCACGGGTATGAAGTGGAGTTTTTTACCTAAAAATAATGAACCTAGATATTTGATTTGTAATGCCGACGAAGGGGAACCAGGAACTTTTAAAGACAGACTGATGATGGAAAGAGCTCCCCATCAATTGATTGAGGGGATGATCATATCGGCTTTTGCCGTCAATTCTAAGAAAAGTTATATTTATGTGCGTGGGGAGTATGACTTTCCTATTAAGGTTCTCGAGCAGGCAGTCCAAGAAGCCTATAAGGCAGGGTATCTTGGAAAAAACATATTAGGTTCAGGATTTGACCACGATTTAGATGTCTATCGTGGAGCTGGAGCTTATATTTGTGGAGAAGAAACGGGGTTGATTTCCTCTTTAGAAGGACTAAAGGGACAACCCAAGTTAAAGCCTCCGTTTCCAGCGATACAAGGCTATCTCAGAAAGCCAACGGTTGTAAACAATGTGGAAACTTTAGCTGCTGTGAAATATATTATTCGTGATGGAGCCCAAGGCTACAGAAAGTTCGGTACCGAAAAAGCTCCAGGAACGAAATTATTTTCTTTAAGTGGTAATGTGAAAACTCCCGGAAATTATGAAGTCCCTTTGGGGTATTCATTGATGGATTTAATTATGAAAGAAGGAAGTGGAATGAAGGTTGGCAGAAAGCTCAAAGCCGTTATCCCTGGAGGATCTTCGGCGCCTGTCTTAACCGCCGAAGAGGTCGCAAAAGCCACTTTAGATTACGAGTGCTTGGCAGGAATGGGTACCATGCTGGGGTCTGGAGCCGTTATCGTGATTGATGATTCTCAATGTATGGTGGATATGTTAGGAGTTCTAATGCATTTTTATCATCATGAATCCTGTGGCCAGTGCACTCCCTGCAGAGAGGGAACAGGATGGTTGAATAAAATTGTTCATTCTATTTTAGAAGGACGAGGACGATTGCAAGACATCGATTTATTAATCAAAGTGGCTGATAACATGAAAGGTCGAACCATTTGTGCTTTATCCGATGCTGCGGCCTTACCCGTATTGAGTTTTGTATCAAAGTTTAGAGAAGAATTTGAATTTTATGTTCGTGAAGGACGTTCCAAAGTGAGAGGAAACTTCTATGCCCAAATGCACCATTAA
- a CDS encoding (2Fe-2S)-binding protein, with protein sequence MPKCTINGKEVEVKDGQTIMEAFHKAGEPIAHYCYHPGLSVAGVCRLCICDIEGNPRPQIACNTAVAEGMKVSTKSEKIKDGVKWVLDFHLINHPLDCPVCDQAGECGLQEQYMEFGKYDPEMAERKVKKHKVVDLGPTVVLDSERCILCSRCVRFTEEVSKTNELGIYNRGDRSEIGCVEGKILDNKYSLNTVDICPVGALTSKDFRFKQRVWYLKDSETVCNGCSTGCNVKVYFNKEGMFRVKPVYNEKVNGHWMCDDGRQIYQFANKEFRFQKALKKDSSGQQEMLPGALAKELHEVVKRGKDQTAVVLTGQYTSEEYDSFIGTLSKEFGIKKFFHWDNCLEQRNDFDGLLIRGDKNPNTKGLEKIFEKYQIKTEWVDLEKGISSKAIKNLIVAGPENASVFNDMDAKLKLYEKAENLIWLGSAKIEALLSLKNNLFVIPLKSFVEKEGTFINHAGLEQKFKKATTILHECLTLTEVAILFAGKNLMMPYSQEKPDFVESQRRKDQVLLENRKKNEFVFKRGTL encoded by the coding sequence ATGCCCAAATGCACCATTAACGGAAAAGAAGTCGAAGTCAAAGACGGTCAAACTATTATGGAGGCTTTTCATAAAGCCGGTGAGCCTATTGCTCATTATTGTTATCATCCTGGATTGAGTGTCGCAGGTGTCTGTCGTCTTTGTATTTGTGATATCGAAGGAAATCCAAGACCTCAGATAGCTTGCAATACGGCCGTTGCCGAGGGGATGAAAGTTTCGACCAAGTCAGAAAAAATCAAGGATGGCGTGAAATGGGTTCTAGATTTTCATTTGATCAATCATCCTTTGGATTGCCCAGTCTGCGATCAAGCTGGTGAGTGCGGTTTGCAAGAACAATACATGGAATTTGGAAAATACGATCCCGAAATGGCAGAAAGAAAAGTAAAAAAGCACAAGGTGGTTGATTTAGGTCCTACAGTGGTTTTGGATTCGGAAAGGTGCATTTTGTGCTCTCGTTGTGTTCGCTTTACTGAAGAAGTGTCAAAGACGAATGAGTTAGGTATTTACAACCGGGGCGATCGTTCAGAAATTGGCTGTGTAGAAGGAAAAATACTTGATAACAAATACTCTTTAAACACCGTGGATATTTGTCCGGTAGGCGCTCTGACCTCTAAAGATTTTAGATTTAAGCAACGGGTGTGGTACCTAAAAGATTCTGAGACCGTATGTAATGGCTGTTCCACTGGATGCAATGTGAAGGTTTATTTCAATAAAGAAGGTATGTTTCGAGTTAAACCTGTTTACAATGAAAAGGTGAATGGCCATTGGATGTGCGATGATGGACGTCAAATCTATCAATTTGCAAATAAAGAATTTCGTTTTCAGAAAGCTCTAAAGAAAGATTCATCTGGACAACAAGAGATGCTGCCTGGAGCACTGGCTAAAGAGCTCCACGAAGTTGTTAAGCGTGGAAAGGATCAGACGGCAGTGGTTCTTACGGGTCAGTACACTTCAGAAGAGTATGACTCTTTTATAGGAACTTTGAGTAAAGAATTTGGTATTAAAAAGTTTTTTCATTGGGATAATTGCCTTGAGCAAAGGAATGATTTTGATGGCTTGTTGATTCGTGGAGATAAGAATCCAAATACCAAGGGCTTAGAGAAAATTTTTGAAAAATACCAGATAAAGACAGAATGGGTTGATCTCGAAAAGGGGATCTCCTCTAAGGCGATAAAAAATCTAATCGTTGCAGGACCAGAAAATGCCTCTGTTTTTAACGATATGGATGCCAAATTAAAACTGTATGAAAAGGCAGAAAATTTAATCTGGCTGGGGTCTGCAAAAATTGAAGCTTTATTGAGTTTAAAAAATAATCTTTTTGTTATTCCTCTGAAGTCCTTTGTTGAAAAAGAGGGAACATTTATTAATCATGCAGGTTTAGAGCAAAAATTTAAAAAAGCGACCACCATTTTACATGAATGTTTAACCTTGACGGAAGTAGCTATTTTGTTTGCTGGGAAAAATTTGATGATGCCCTATTCACAAGAAAAGCCAGATTTTGTTGAATCGCAAAGAAGAAAAGATCAGGTTCTTTTAGAAAATAGAAAGAAAAACGAATTTGTATTCAAGCGAGGAACACTATGA
- a CDS encoding 4Fe-4S dicluster domain-containing protein, with protein MSIVQKSATQEKWYLPGILGGLGITIRHLLKNLISRKNMPTVNYPEEKYEYSSRFKGNHILTVKKDGHIRCTACMLCATNCPAECIKITASENPDPKVEKFPISYEIDILRCVFCGYCEEACPVDAIRLGPEWQTPALNGKNFTYDINHLAYRPTLKGGIQSHVDDEERHKEGI; from the coding sequence ATGAGCATAGTTCAGAAGTCTGCAACTCAAGAAAAGTGGTATCTTCCTGGAATTCTAGGAGGCTTGGGAATTACTATCAGGCATTTACTGAAAAATCTGATCTCTCGAAAAAACATGCCTACAGTAAATTATCCGGAAGAAAAGTATGAATACAGTTCTCGGTTTAAGGGGAATCATATTTTAACTGTGAAAAAAGATGGTCATATTCGGTGCACGGCCTGCATGTTATGTGCAACAAATTGTCCCGCTGAATGTATTAAAATTACAGCCAGTGAAAATCCAGATCCTAAAGTTGAAAAATTCCCAATCAGCTATGAAATTGATATTTTAAGATGTGTATTTTGTGGCTATTGTGAAGAAGCTTGCCCTGTTGATGCCATACGCCTAGGTCCAGAGTGGCAAACCCCAGCGCTTAATGGAAAGAATTTCACCTACGATATTAATCATTTAGCCTATCGACCAACTCTTAAAGGCGGAATTCAATCCCACGTTGACGATGAAGAACGCCACAAAGAAGGAATATAA
- the recO gene encoding DNA repair protein RecO encodes MLHTGFFIILKKVKYSEADLILTALSSLGEKKSFLARNALKSKKRFGGGVLEPTHYVKLTYLNKEDRHQLNILEEAQLVNDFNSLRKNYDLLEFALQTVDCIYKICQEGDQNSATLYNLVGHTLKNLCKENINLDLDLPILKLQFYIKLLTEQGVLDPEPWMFGYLQTKLSDHEILRTKILHDKNFVSQIENKIKHYLLHANLDESS; translated from the coding sequence TTGTTACACACCGGATTTTTTATCATATTAAAAAAAGTTAAATATTCTGAGGCCGACTTGATATTAACGGCTCTTTCTTCTCTGGGAGAAAAAAAATCTTTTTTAGCTAGGAACGCTCTCAAAAGTAAAAAAAGATTTGGAGGAGGAGTCCTGGAGCCCACTCACTATGTTAAGTTAACTTATCTTAATAAAGAGGATCGCCATCAATTAAATATTTTAGAAGAAGCACAGCTTGTAAATGATTTCAATTCTTTAAGGAAAAATTATGACCTTCTAGAATTCGCCCTTCAGACTGTAGATTGTATTTATAAAATTTGTCAGGAGGGGGATCAAAATTCTGCAACACTTTATAATTTGGTAGGCCATACATTGAAGAATCTTTGTAAGGAAAATATAAATCTAGATTTGGATCTACCCATATTAAAATTGCAATTTTATATTAAATTGTTAACGGAACAAGGGGTTTTGGATCCAGAACCCTGGATGTTTGGTTACTTACAAACCAAATTGAGTGACCATGAGATCTTGAGGACAAAAATTTTGCACGATAAGAATTTTGTTTCTCAGATCGAAAATAAGATAAAACACTATTTGCTCCATGCTAATTTGGATGAGAGCTCTTAA
- a CDS encoding tyrosine-type recombinase/integrase, protein MKPFYPQHEIDNYLKLLENVNFSSVNTLRAYKNDLFEFFNVKSEDSTLKPFQFISVDQLKAFIFSRLSIWKDKKLSTRNRKIGALKSFFNYLFKEKKIEENLGTLIPSPKVPKKIPHFISFDEVLSCLSFLSNEIQATHEDQKRKLNSSQTLFFLVLYGGGLRVSEACQLKWNNISFEKRSLRILGKGQKERIIVIPKIVSLSLKSFSEKYFSSSEFVFGDRELSPRTGYEWIRSIGKKAGLTKSLNPHALRHSYATHLLSSGANLRVIQTLLGHESLAATEKYTHLSLNHLYHVMENHHPLGKKIKPL, encoded by the coding sequence ATGAAGCCTTTTTATCCACAACATGAAATAGATAACTATTTAAAATTACTTGAAAATGTAAACTTTTCATCCGTAAACACCCTCAGAGCTTACAAAAATGACCTGTTTGAGTTTTTTAATGTAAAATCTGAAGACTCCACTTTAAAACCATTCCAATTTATATCTGTTGATCAATTAAAAGCATTTATCTTTAGCAGGCTTTCCATCTGGAAGGATAAAAAACTTTCAACTAGAAATAGAAAAATTGGGGCCTTAAAAAGTTTCTTTAACTATCTCTTTAAAGAAAAAAAAATAGAGGAAAATCTTGGAACATTGATTCCCTCTCCCAAAGTGCCAAAAAAAATCCCTCATTTTATCTCTTTTGATGAAGTTTTAAGCTGTCTTAGCTTTTTATCCAATGAAATTCAGGCCACTCATGAGGATCAGAAAAGAAAATTAAATAGCAGTCAGACTCTTTTTTTTCTTGTTCTTTACGGAGGAGGCCTAAGAGTCTCTGAGGCCTGTCAGTTAAAATGGAATAACATATCATTTGAAAAAAGATCCCTTCGAATCCTTGGAAAAGGGCAGAAAGAAAGGATCATTGTTATTCCCAAAATCGTTAGCCTATCCCTAAAGAGCTTTTCTGAGAAATATTTTTCATCTTCTGAATTCGTTTTCGGAGATCGGGAGTTATCCCCACGAACTGGATATGAGTGGATTCGAAGTATTGGGAAAAAGGCCGGACTAACAAAAAGCCTTAACCCCCACGCTCTCAGGCATAGTTATGCGACTCATTTATTAAGTAGTGGTGCCAACTTGAGAGTTATCCAAACTCTTTTAGGCCATGAAAGTTTAGCCGCAACAGAAAAATACACCCATTTAAGCTTAAACCATCTCTATCACGTTATGGAAAACCATCATCCTCTTGGAAAAAAAATCAAACCTCTTTAA
- a CDS encoding sigma-54-dependent Fis family transcriptional regulator — MNENSIISSQVLPTSQTQNQILWGKPTEQVKVPEINRSIIYQSDAMSNLMKMIDRVAPSNANVLVLGESGTGKELLARAVHERSLRKNKPFVAINCGALRETLLESELFGHEKGSFTGAYTKKTGLAEVANHGTLFLDEIGELSPGIQAKLLRFIQEGEIFRVGGKDPIKVDIRLISATNRELDQEVQKGNFREDLFYRINTIIVNAPPLRRRKEDIPVLIQHFMSHSSQSQYGKLKTMSSEAIQNMMKYEWPGNIRELQNVCERLQILSDGHQIEVGDLPENIKNPDVQIDFLEYDPTIPLYEIEKKYILKGLAHFSGNKTQAANNLGITIKTLYNKLHEYGEFDKFAVHSKPTK; from the coding sequence ATGAACGAAAACTCGATAATCTCTTCTCAGGTCCTGCCGACGAGTCAAACTCAAAATCAGATTCTTTGGGGAAAGCCAACAGAGCAAGTTAAAGTTCCTGAAATTAATCGATCTATAATCTATCAATCAGATGCCATGTCAAATCTCATGAAGATGATTGATCGAGTGGCCCCTTCAAATGCCAATGTTTTAGTTCTTGGAGAATCAGGAACAGGCAAGGAATTACTTGCAAGGGCTGTTCATGAAAGGTCACTTCGCAAAAATAAACCCTTTGTTGCCATTAACTGCGGAGCTCTTCGCGAGACTTTACTTGAAAGTGAATTATTCGGTCATGAAAAAGGCTCTTTTACTGGAGCTTACACCAAAAAAACAGGATTAGCAGAAGTAGCTAACCATGGAACTTTATTTTTAGATGAAATCGGTGAGTTATCCCCTGGAATACAAGCGAAACTTTTAAGATTTATTCAAGAGGGTGAGATATTTAGAGTTGGTGGAAAAGATCCTATCAAAGTTGATATTCGATTAATTTCTGCAACAAACCGTGAATTAGACCAAGAAGTACAAAAAGGAAATTTTAGAGAAGATTTATTTTATCGTATAAATACAATCATCGTTAATGCTCCTCCTTTAAGAAGAAGAAAGGAAGATATTCCAGTTCTTATTCAGCATTTTATGAGCCATTCTTCCCAATCTCAATATGGCAAACTTAAAACAATGAGTTCTGAGGCTATTCAAAATATGATGAAATACGAGTGGCCAGGAAATATCAGGGAATTACAAAATGTTTGTGAACGGCTACAAATTCTTTCCGATGGGCACCAAATTGAAGTGGGAGATTTACCTGAAAATATTAAAAATCCAGATGTTCAAATCGATTTTTTGGAATATGACCCAACAATTCCCCTATATGAAATTGAAAAAAAATATATTCTAAAAGGATTGGCCCATTTCAGTGGAAACAAAACCCAAGCGGCTAATAATTTAGGAATCACTATTAAGACTCTTTATAATAAACTTCATGAGTATGGTGAATTTGACAAATTTGCAGTACACTCAAAGCCAACAAAATAA
- a CDS encoding flagellin FliC: protein MGMRVTTNLAAINAQRNLVGSQRSIGKSMGQLASGSRINIAADDAAGLAISEGLKASIRSTSQAQRNANDGISMVQTAEGGLNEIGNVIVRLRELGIQSASDTVGSVERGFLNKEVDQLKSEVQRIASVTTWGKTKLLDGSTPTFDFQVGIFNNAEEDRISFNASENVATLDALGLSGLDYTSKEGAQSALMSLDSAQELVNGYRANLGALQNRLTSTVDNLGVAHENMSAANSRIRDTDVAQASSEMVRNNILLQAGTATLSQANQTNQLALKLIG, encoded by the coding sequence ATGGGTATGAGAGTAACAACGAACTTGGCGGCTATCAATGCACAAAGAAATTTAGTGGGTAGCCAACGATCAATAGGAAAATCCATGGGGCAACTAGCCTCTGGTAGTCGAATCAACATAGCTGCAGACGATGCTGCTGGTTTGGCTATCAGCGAAGGATTAAAGGCGAGTATCAGATCTACATCGCAAGCACAAAGAAATGCGAATGATGGTATTTCAATGGTTCAAACTGCTGAAGGTGGTTTAAACGAAATTGGTAACGTCATTGTTAGATTAAGAGAACTAGGCATCCAGTCAGCGTCTGACACTGTTGGCTCAGTAGAGAGAGGATTTCTAAATAAAGAGGTAGATCAGTTGAAATCGGAAGTCCAAAGGATTGCTTCAGTGACTACTTGGGGTAAAACTAAACTTCTTGATGGATCCACACCAACTTTCGATTTTCAAGTTGGTATTTTTAACAATGCTGAAGAAGACAGAATCTCATTTAATGCATCAGAAAATGTAGCTACTTTAGATGCCTTGGGATTAAGTGGATTAGACTATACGTCCAAAGAAGGAGCTCAAAGTGCATTGATGTCTTTAGATTCTGCCCAGGAACTTGTAAATGGCTACAGAGCCAATTTGGGAGCCTTACAGAATAGATTGACATCGACTGTTGACAATTTAGGAGTTGCTCATGAAAACATGAGTGCTGCTAATAGTCGAATCAGAGATACCGATGTTGCTCAAGCTTCATCAGAGATGGTTAGAAATAACATTCTCTTACAAGCAGGTACAGCAACTCTTTCTCAAGCAAATCAAACTAATCAATTAGCTCTTAAACTAATTGGCTAA
- a CDS encoding DUF4097 family beta strand repeat protein has translation MNKVVLILIFLIGCSAFATSESKEFEVKDLTGVSVENTSGKVFITETDGSKAYVVATKNKFGDKCKMTVERSANKLVIKLEKTSSFFSTEECNVDFQVKVPKNVDLDIALGSGNVTVKGIHGDLAFKIGSGDILADGTFRKISGFSGSGKISLRGLIGGGELKTGSGDMDLTYAAVSLNGELDLKTGSGRTSILFPKGAKIKTNFKAGSGKLSNELGDTPEASFKVSMKTGSGDLNIKSY, from the coding sequence ATGAATAAAGTTGTTTTGATTCTAATTTTTTTAATTGGGTGTTCTGCTTTTGCTACTTCCGAGTCCAAAGAGTTTGAAGTAAAGGACTTAACTGGCGTTTCAGTTGAGAATACTTCTGGAAAAGTTTTTATTACCGAAACAGATGGTTCAAAGGCCTATGTTGTTGCTACTAAAAATAAATTTGGTGATAAATGTAAAATGACGGTGGAGCGGTCTGCAAATAAATTAGTTATAAAACTTGAAAAGACAAGTAGCTTTTTCTCAACTGAAGAGTGCAATGTTGATTTTCAAGTAAAAGTACCTAAGAATGTGGATCTGGACATAGCCTTGGGATCAGGTAATGTTACAGTTAAGGGCATTCATGGTGATTTGGCATTTAAAATCGGCAGCGGTGATATCTTAGCTGATGGAACATTTAGAAAAATTAGCGGCTTTTCAGGAAGTGGAAAAATCTCACTTAGAGGCTTGATTGGTGGTGGAGAGCTTAAAACTGGTAGCGGGGACATGGATCTGACCTATGCTGCAGTTTCTCTAAATGGTGAACTTGATTTAAAAACAGGAAGCGGTCGGACTTCAATTTTGTTTCCCAAAGGAGCAAAGATTAAAACAAATTTTAAAGCTGGTAGTGGCAAACTCAGCAATGAGCTGGGTGATACCCCTGAGGCTTCATTTAAAGTTTCAATGAAAACTGGCTCTGGCGATCTGAATATTAAATCTTATTAA